The following are encoded in a window of Oncorhynchus mykiss isolate Arlee chromosome Y, USDA_OmykA_1.1, whole genome shotgun sequence genomic DNA:
- the zcchc9 gene encoding zinc finger CCHC domain-containing protein 9 produces MTRWARANNVHKHKPAEATPWSQLRTRGGGVGRGRPGPFGGSGGASSSHGPGGWGRGRGGGGDPLRRTQLGDAGIKKPCRKKKDYDNDDVNGFMEYLQSGGAGTSRGGGGAGMGGLREEVETALKKDRRREDRRIKRQDDKKSSMVCFNCRKPGHGLADCPEADRDEEMGREICYRCGSTEHEIQRCRAKIDPALGEYPYAKCFICSKTGHLSRSCPDNPKGLYAAGGCCRVCGSVEHFQKDCPEHQAASNQVTLGWLSNNMSADHEEVHVPVKKAPPKRAKVVVF; encoded by the exons ATGACGCGATGGGCCAGAGCCAACAACGTCCACAAACACAAACCTGCTGAGGCAACACCCTGGAGCCAGCTTAGAACCAGagggggaggagtagggaggggtCGTCCAGGCCCTTTTGGAGGTTCAGGAGGTGCTAGCTCTAGCCATGGTCCTGGGGGTTGGGGAAGAggtaggggaggagggggagacccTCTGAGGCGAACGCAGCTCGGCGATGCTGGGATTAAGAAGCCCTGTCGGAAGAAGAAAGACTACGACAATGATGATGTGAACGGCTTCATGGAATACCTTCAGAGTGGCGGGGCTGGGACGtccaggggaggtggaggggcaggGATGGGGGGACTCAGGGAAGAGGTAGAGACAGCCCTGaagaaagacaggaggagagaggacaggaggattAAGAGACAGGATGACAAGAAGAGCAGCATG gTGTGTTTTAACTGTAGGAAGCCTGGCCATGGGTTGGCTGACTGTCCGGAGGCGGACCGAGACGAGGAGATGGGAAGGGAAATCTGCTACCGCTGTGGATCCACAGAACATGAGATCCAACGCTGCCGTGCTAAAATAGATCCtgctctag ggGAATACCCGTATGCCAAGTGTTTCATCTGTAGTAAGACTGGCCACCTGTCCAGGTCCTGCCCAGATAACCCCAAAGGACTGTATGCTGCAG GAGGTTGTTGCCGTGTGTGTGGTTCAGTAGAGCACTTCCAGAAGGATTGTCCTGAGCACCAGGCCGCGT CTAACCAAGTGACCTTGGGCTGGCTATCCAATAACATGAGTGCCGACCACGAGGAAGTGCATGTGCCTGTGAAGAAAGCCCCGCCCAAACGGGCCAAGGTAGTGGTCTTCTGA